In Levilactobacillus brevis, a single genomic region encodes these proteins:
- a CDS encoding NFACT family protein translates to MSFDGSFTHAMVQELSRHLTTGRVSKINQPYDNEVVLTIRANSHNYPILLSANPTYARIQVTQIPYVNPPVPTNFTMILRKYLQGAILKGITQVANDRVVHLHFTSRNELGDQQELLLIIEIMARHSNVILVDSASQKILDAIKHVGSDQNRYRLLLPGAQYINPPKQDLADPFAGPQADLTQTLRDFPNREVLAQTLQHQYQGLGKDTAAALASALHEPGDAPKHFTEFFAGFDDPQPTLTISPKGKTSFTAFPYPTDGQQQAAATLSELLDTYYQDKAERDRVQQQGSVLIRVVRNELKKNRNKLKKLQRTLAETENADEYRIKGEILTTYLNQVERGQTSVSLPNFYDENKPLKIQLSNQLSPNQNAQKYFKWYQKAKNAVTYVNEQLKITQADVDYFTNIMAQIELAAPKDLVDIRLELQQGGYLRDHDHQKKNKKQRRQKVSKPDRFTASDGTKISVGKNNLQNDQLSLHTAKRTDIWLHVKDMPGSHVIIHADHPSEATILEAANLAAYFSKGRESSNVPVDYLPVKRLHKPNGAKPGYVIFTGQRTVYVTPESALVEKMADN, encoded by the coding sequence ATGTCATTTGACGGATCCTTTACCCATGCAATGGTTCAGGAACTCAGTCGTCATCTAACGACTGGCCGGGTTAGCAAGATTAACCAGCCCTACGACAATGAAGTCGTCCTGACGATTCGGGCCAACAGCCATAATTATCCAATTCTCCTATCGGCCAACCCGACCTACGCGCGGATTCAAGTGACGCAGATTCCTTACGTCAATCCGCCCGTTCCCACCAACTTTACCATGATTCTGCGGAAATACCTCCAAGGCGCCATTCTCAAGGGAATCACCCAGGTCGCTAACGACCGGGTCGTTCACCTCCACTTTACCTCCCGCAACGAACTGGGGGACCAACAAGAGCTCCTCTTGATTATTGAAATCATGGCACGCCACAGTAACGTCATTCTAGTGGACAGCGCCAGTCAGAAAATTCTAGACGCCATCAAGCACGTCGGTTCCGATCAGAACCGGTATCGGCTCTTACTCCCGGGTGCCCAGTACATCAATCCACCGAAGCAGGACCTCGCCGATCCCTTTGCCGGACCCCAGGCGGACCTCACGCAGACGTTACGCGACTTCCCTAACCGTGAAGTGCTGGCCCAGACGCTTCAGCACCAGTACCAGGGTCTCGGCAAGGACACCGCGGCGGCCCTGGCCAGTGCCCTTCACGAACCCGGCGATGCGCCAAAACACTTCACGGAATTTTTCGCTGGCTTCGATGATCCCCAACCCACGCTGACCATCTCTCCTAAGGGCAAGACCAGCTTTACCGCCTTTCCTTACCCGACCGATGGCCAGCAGCAGGCCGCAGCCACGCTTAGCGAACTGCTCGACACCTACTACCAGGACAAGGCCGAACGCGACCGTGTTCAGCAGCAAGGAAGCGTCCTGATTCGCGTCGTGCGTAATGAACTGAAGAAGAACCGCAACAAGCTCAAGAAGCTCCAGCGGACCCTCGCCGAGACGGAGAACGCCGACGAGTACCGTATCAAGGGTGAAATCTTGACGACCTACCTGAATCAGGTGGAACGCGGGCAAACGTCGGTGTCTCTGCCGAACTTCTACGACGAGAATAAACCACTTAAGATCCAGCTCAGTAACCAGCTTTCACCGAATCAAAACGCACAGAAGTACTTCAAGTGGTACCAAAAGGCCAAGAACGCCGTCACCTACGTGAACGAGCAGTTGAAGATCACGCAGGCCGACGTCGATTACTTCACCAACATCATGGCCCAGATCGAACTGGCTGCGCCTAAGGACCTGGTCGACATTCGACTCGAACTCCAACAAGGCGGTTACCTCCGTGATCACGACCATCAGAAAAAGAATAAGAAGCAACGTCGGCAAAAGGTCAGCAAGCCCGATCGGTTCACCGCTAGCGATGGCACCAAGATTTCCGTGGGGAAGAACAACCTGCAAAATGACCAGTTGAGTCTCCACACCGCCAAGCGCACCGATATTTGGCTCCACGTCAAGGACATGCCGGGATCACACGTGATCATTCACGCCGACCATCCCAGCGAGGCCACGATTCTGGAGGCCGCCAACCTGGCCGCCTACTTCTCCAAGGGCCGTGAGTCCAGCAACGTGCCCGTGGACTACCTGCCCGTTAAACGGCTGCACAAGCCCAACGGCGCCAAGCCTGGCTACGTTATTTTCACTGGCCAACGCACGGTTTACGTGACGCCGGAAAGCGCGCTGGTCGAAAAAATGGCCGATAACTAG
- a CDS encoding MarR family winged helix-turn-helix transcriptional regulator: protein MKSSLAALMAINKVQQTLLQRMTKQHHLTVSEWQLLDHIGGGENTQEILAQKTKLDTSTLSRQLKGLVAKEMVTKKAIGRDKRQLVYTITDNGTETAATINSAFEALSDDVFEHWSTDERNLLQILLNRLDKSMDRQRTVKEP, encoded by the coding sequence ATGAAATCCAGTTTAGCGGCGTTAATGGCCATCAATAAAGTACAACAAACGTTGCTGCAACGGATGACCAAGCAACATCATCTGACCGTATCCGAGTGGCAGCTACTCGACCATATCGGGGGCGGTGAGAACACCCAAGAAATTCTTGCCCAGAAAACCAAGTTGGACACCTCGACACTGAGTCGCCAACTCAAGGGCCTCGTGGCCAAAGAAATGGTGACCAAGAAAGCAATTGGGCGGGATAAACGTCAGTTAGTCTATACAATAACTGATAATGGCACGGAAACGGCCGCAACGATCAATTCGGCTTTTGAGGCGTTATCCGATGATGTCTTTGAACACTGGTCAACCGATGAACGCAATTTATTACAGATATTATTGAACCGGCTCGATAAAAGTATGGACCGGCAACGCACCGTTAAGGAACCATAA
- a CDS encoding ectonucleotide pyrophosphatase/phosphodiesterase: MGSRDLDEHLEELPNLRRLVVTGTRVRRVRGIYPTLTYPSHTTIITGQYPAVHGIVNNTKLQPQRQSPDWYWYQRDVKVPTLYDLVRQQHQKTAAFLWPVTAGSKITYNLAEIFPNRIWTNQVLVSLKASSPAFLLRMNQKYGHLRRGIQQPELDDFITACAVDTIVHKKPTLTLIHLVDMDSMRHRYGVRSPEAMAALKRLDARVGKLIDATIAAGTFAATNFAVLGDHYQINVDHMIHLNQAFAKRGWLTATEQGTVKHDWHVWAKSCDGSTYVYTRNFADTKNLERLLTETPGVAKVISGAAAAKRGADPHCQFMVEAQAGYYFTDETQRPAVVEAVDPNSLGQPDRYHGVHGYDPDKPDYFTTLVLNGPAIKPNETIAEARLIDEAPTFAKLLNVQFPEALPGHALTAAFKEGYDEAK; encoded by the coding sequence ATGGGTAGTCGTGACCTGGATGAACACTTAGAAGAGCTGCCGAACTTGCGGCGGTTAGTGGTCACGGGGACCCGAGTGCGTCGCGTACGGGGCATTTATCCCACGCTCACGTACCCATCCCACACCACGATCATCACCGGACAGTATCCGGCGGTTCATGGGATTGTCAACAACACGAAGTTACAACCACAGCGCCAGTCACCCGATTGGTATTGGTACCAGCGCGACGTTAAGGTGCCAACGCTCTATGATTTGGTGCGGCAACAACACCAGAAGACAGCGGCGTTCCTGTGGCCCGTCACGGCTGGGAGTAAGATTACCTATAATTTAGCGGAGATCTTTCCCAATCGGATCTGGACCAATCAAGTATTGGTCTCATTAAAGGCTAGCAGTCCGGCCTTTCTCTTACGGATGAATCAAAAGTATGGGCATCTGCGGCGCGGCATTCAACAGCCAGAGCTCGATGACTTCATTACGGCCTGCGCGGTAGACACCATTGTCCACAAGAAGCCGACGCTGACGCTGATTCATCTGGTCGACATGGACAGCATGCGGCACCGTTACGGGGTTCGGTCCCCGGAGGCCATGGCGGCCCTGAAGCGCCTAGACGCGCGGGTCGGTAAGCTCATTGACGCGACCATTGCGGCCGGTACCTTTGCGGCGACCAACTTTGCCGTTTTGGGCGACCACTATCAGATTAACGTGGACCACATGATTCATTTGAACCAGGCCTTTGCTAAACGTGGCTGGTTAACGGCCACGGAACAGGGCACGGTCAAACACGACTGGCACGTCTGGGCCAAGTCTTGCGACGGCAGTACCTACGTTTATACGCGTAATTTTGCGGATACCAAGAACTTGGAACGCTTGTTGACGGAGACACCGGGCGTGGCCAAGGTCATCTCGGGTGCGGCTGCGGCCAAGCGCGGCGCCGATCCGCACTGTCAATTCATGGTCGAGGCCCAGGCCGGGTATTACTTTACCGACGAGACCCAGCGTCCAGCTGTCGTTGAAGCGGTCGATCCCAACAGTCTGGGGCAACCGGACCGCTATCACGGGGTCCACGGCTACGATCCAGACAAGCCCGATTACTTTACCACGCTGGTGCTGAATGGTCCGGCCATTAAGCCCAACGAAACGATTGCCGAGGCGCGACTGATTGATGAGGCGCCGACCTTTGCCAAGTTATTGAATGTTCAGTTTCCAGAGGCTCTTCCTGGACATGCCCTGACGGCAGCGTTTAAGGAGGGTTATGATGAAGCTAAATAA
- a CDS encoding MFS transporter → MKLNKEQWSWVFYDWANSGYGIIVTTAVLPIYFKGVAQSSGVTAANATAYWGYANSFGTLLVALLAPFLGALADYQGYKKRLLTGFASLGMVMTLGLALLPSSQWQWLLFIYILSILGYSGGNLFYDSFLTDVSDDRQMDRLSSVGYGFGYLGGVIAFVLFMVLQFTHGFGQLSSLGVARWGFALAAVWWIVFYVPFQRNVHQRHALDKTQAPLRQSWHRVWQTIRHLRQHKYLAWFLIAYFCYIDGVDTIFTMATSIGLDIGINSTTLIMVLLVVQLVAFPFSIFYGWLAGKTSTRTGILIAIVVYLLICLDALNLKTTTDFWILAVLVGTSQGGIQALSRSYFGRLVPKERSSEFFGFYNILGKFSAVLGPILVGVVTQMTGQSRIGAASLSILFVIGLIIFLTIPRAAVDKS, encoded by the coding sequence ATGAAGCTAAATAAGGAACAGTGGAGTTGGGTCTTCTATGATTGGGCCAATTCCGGTTACGGCATCATTGTCACCACGGCGGTGCTCCCCATTTACTTCAAGGGCGTGGCCCAGAGTAGTGGAGTCACGGCGGCCAACGCCACGGCCTACTGGGGGTATGCCAATAGTTTTGGGACGTTACTCGTTGCGCTTCTGGCACCATTTCTCGGGGCACTGGCGGATTATCAGGGGTATAAGAAACGCCTGCTGACGGGGTTTGCCAGCCTGGGGATGGTCATGACGCTGGGGTTAGCGCTTCTGCCGTCCTCACAGTGGCAGTGGCTGCTATTTATTTATATTCTATCGATTCTCGGCTATTCAGGTGGGAACCTGTTCTATGATAGTTTTCTGACCGACGTCAGTGACGACCGGCAGATGGATCGGCTCTCGAGTGTCGGGTACGGCTTCGGCTACCTGGGGGGTGTGATTGCCTTTGTCCTCTTCATGGTCTTGCAATTCACGCACGGCTTTGGTCAGCTCTCCAGTCTGGGCGTCGCGCGGTGGGGCTTTGCCCTAGCCGCGGTCTGGTGGATCGTGTTCTACGTTCCCTTCCAGCGTAATGTTCATCAGCGCCACGCCTTGGACAAGACACAGGCCCCGCTACGGCAGAGCTGGCACCGGGTCTGGCAAACGATTCGCCATCTGCGGCAACACAAATACTTAGCTTGGTTTTTAATTGCCTACTTCTGTTACATTGACGGGGTCGACACCATCTTTACCATGGCCACCTCGATCGGGTTGGACATTGGGATTAACAGTACCACATTGATTATGGTGCTACTGGTGGTTCAACTGGTGGCCTTTCCGTTCTCCATCTTCTACGGGTGGTTGGCGGGCAAGACTAGCACGCGAACGGGGATTCTAATCGCCATCGTGGTCTACCTGCTAATCTGTCTGGATGCCCTGAACCTAAAGACGACCACCGATTTCTGGATTCTGGCCGTGCTGGTCGGGACCAGCCAAGGAGGGATTCAGGCGTTGTCTCGGTCCTACTTCGGGCGGTTAGTCCCCAAGGAACGGTCGAGTGAGTTCTTCGGTTTTTACAACATTTTAGGGAAATTTTCCGCCGTGCTCGGGCCAATTCTGGTCGGCGTGGTTACGCAAATGACCGGACAATCGCGGATTGGCGCGGCTTCATTGTCGATTCTGTTTGTCATTGGGTTAATTATTTTCCTAACAATTCCCCGAGCAGCCGTGGACAAATCCTAG
- a CDS encoding DegV family protein, producing MKIAVVTDSTSYLSAEEVERYQIHVVPIPVIIDGRSYDEDVDITTSEFYERLRNSKSFPSTSQPPLGEMINLYDHLAEEGYDAVISIHLASTISGFVNQLKALAPTIENIKVIPYDSQITVKLMGYLAIEASRMAAKGADPDEIIARLDDLRSTIGEYFVVDDLQNLVRGGRLSNASGFIGSVLRIKPLLTFDDETHEIVAFEKVRSRKKALARVEDLFVEAQAKVDYPLRALVIDANDPEGGQTWANKIATQYPEIPVERSYFGPVIGTHLGEKALALAWLKDFDRA from the coding sequence ATGAAGATTGCTGTGGTCACCGATAGTACCAGCTATTTGTCCGCAGAAGAGGTCGAGCGGTATCAAATTCACGTTGTACCAATTCCGGTGATCATTGATGGTCGCTCCTATGATGAAGATGTTGATATTACCACGAGCGAATTTTACGAACGGTTACGCAACTCTAAGTCCTTTCCCAGCACGTCACAGCCACCCTTGGGCGAGATGATCAATCTTTACGATCATTTGGCCGAAGAGGGCTATGACGCGGTGATTAGTATTCATCTGGCTAGCACGATCTCGGGTTTTGTCAACCAGCTAAAGGCGTTAGCGCCGACGATTGAAAACATCAAGGTGATTCCTTACGATTCGCAGATCACCGTTAAATTAATGGGGTATCTGGCCATTGAAGCGTCACGGATGGCGGCGAAGGGTGCCGATCCCGATGAGATTATTGCTCGGTTAGACGACTTGCGGTCGACGATTGGGGAGTATTTCGTGGTCGATGACTTACAAAACTTGGTACGGGGCGGTCGATTGTCCAACGCTTCCGGATTCATCGGCAGCGTCTTACGCATTAAGCCATTATTGACATTCGACGATGAGACCCATGAAATTGTGGCCTTTGAAAAGGTGCGGTCACGTAAGAAGGCGCTAGCCCGGGTGGAAGACCTCTTTGTTGAGGCCCAAGCCAAGGTGGACTATCCGCTACGTGCGCTGGTCATCGACGCCAACGATCCCGAGGGTGGTCAGACCTGGGCCAATAAGATTGCAACCCAGTATCCCGAGATTCCGGTGGAACGGTCCTACTTTGGGCCGGTTATCGGGACACACTTGGGAGAAAAGGCCTTGGCTTTGGCCTGGCTAAAAGATTTTGATCGCGCGTAA
- a CDS encoding folate family ECF transporter S component, whose translation MSELKMTVDSRLPKLSTLSLVTMGLLMALQLVIKSFSVGPAFLKFSFTFLVAALIARLFGPWWGMMTAAVVDVIGTLMSGGPFFLGFTLSAVLGSLIYALFLYRQPASWSRLIIAQVIISVVVNALLNTLWVAIMYKTPFWGLLPIRLLKQGIMTPIQVVLLYLLFKSHVVALIQQRLKL comes from the coding sequence ATGTCTGAATTGAAGATGACGGTAGATTCTCGGCTGCCTAAGCTGAGTACGTTGAGTTTGGTCACCATGGGCCTGTTGATGGCGTTACAATTGGTGATCAAGAGTTTTTCGGTGGGACCAGCCTTCCTGAAGTTTAGCTTCACGTTCCTGGTCGCCGCGTTGATTGCCCGGTTGTTTGGTCCCTGGTGGGGGATGATGACGGCCGCGGTCGTTGACGTGATTGGGACTCTGATGTCGGGTGGTCCGTTCTTTCTGGGATTCACGTTGTCGGCGGTACTCGGCTCACTGATTTACGCCTTGTTCCTGTATCGGCAGCCGGCGAGTTGGTCGCGGTTGATCATCGCTCAGGTGATCATCTCAGTGGTGGTTAACGCGCTGCTGAACACGTTGTGGGTGGCGATCATGTACAAGACCCCATTCTGGGGATTGTTGCCGATACGGCTCTTAAAACAGGGAATTATGACCCCGATTCAGGTGGTCTTACTCTATCTGCTCTTCAAGAGTCACGTTGTTGCCCTGATTCAGCAACGGTTAAAACTTTAA
- a CDS encoding GtrA family protein → MKQLLQLYDKYKSVIAYLFFGGLTTLVNLVVFFVTASMWHWNYQIGTAVAWFVSVLFAYLTNRVWVFHSHFTTFGALGREIVTFFSVRAVTLIMDEGIMWIGVSLLSQNEMLTKLVDQVVVVLANYFFSKWFVFRKTKAASSMND, encoded by the coding sequence ATGAAACAGCTACTACAGCTTTATGATAAATACAAGAGTGTCATTGCCTACCTGTTCTTCGGGGGATTGACGACGTTAGTTAACCTGGTCGTGTTCTTTGTGACCGCTAGCATGTGGCACTGGAACTACCAAATTGGGACGGCCGTGGCGTGGTTCGTGTCGGTGCTGTTCGCCTATCTGACCAACCGGGTGTGGGTCTTCCATTCCCATTTCACGACGTTTGGCGCTCTGGGCCGCGAGATTGTGACGTTCTTCTCGGTACGGGCCGTCACATTGATTATGGATGAAGGCATCATGTGGATTGGGGTCTCGTTATTATCGCAAAACGAGATGTTGACCAAATTGGTTGACCAGGTTGTCGTGGTTCTGGCCAATTACTTCTTCAGTAAATGGTTCGTCTTTCGCAAGACTAAAGCCGCTTCGTCAATGAATGACTAA
- a CDS encoding tautomerase family protein translates to MPYLRVRIASATQDVTSQQVATMLTKLAVEKLGKNASAAAVDVHFTKPEDWFIGGHALCEIGETSFFVEIKITEATNSRDDKAAFVKATFEEMVKLFPKVATTSYVVLQDVASESWGYGGKTQEYRYVTGDAD, encoded by the coding sequence ATGCCATATTTACGCGTTCGAATCGCCAGTGCTACGCAAGACGTCACTTCACAGCAGGTGGCTACGATGTTAACGAAGCTAGCCGTTGAGAAGCTTGGCAAGAATGCCAGCGCCGCAGCAGTCGATGTTCATTTTACAAAGCCCGAAGATTGGTTTATCGGTGGTCACGCACTATGTGAGATTGGCGAAACGAGCTTCTTTGTCGAGATCAAGATTACGGAAGCAACTAACTCCAGAGATGATAAGGCCGCATTCGTGAAAGCAACATTTGAAGAAATGGTTAAGCTGTTCCCTAAAGTCGCGACGACCAGCTATGTTGTATTACAAGATGTCGCTTCCGAGAGTTGGGGTTATGGCGGGAAGACACAAGAGTATCGTTACGTGACGGGTGACGCTGACTAG